One Coccinella septempunctata chromosome 8, icCocSept1.1, whole genome shotgun sequence genomic window carries:
- the LOC123318451 gene encoding odorant receptor 49b-like has product MTVFCMAFVIFELFMIYWFAQGVVDESINVGTCIGLSNWYEADVKTLKMLQLMMIRSSRRLALRVGPFYDMELDVFLKICKMMYTVVTVFKRNL; this is encoded by the exons ATGACAGTATTCTGCATGGCttttgtcatttttgaattgtTCATGATTTATTGGTTCGCTCAAGGAGTTGTTGATGAG AGTATAAACGTCGGTACGTGTATCGGTCTATCAAATTGGTATGAGGCGGACGTGAAGACCCTTAAAATGTTGCAGTTAATGATGATTCGTTCAAGCCGTCGCCTCGCTCTGAGGGTAGGGCCCTTTTACGACATGGAGTTGGATGTTTTTCTGAAA atttgtaaaATGATGTATACTGTGGTGACAGTATTCAAGAGGAATCTGTGA
- the LOC123318370 gene encoding uncharacterized protein LOC123318370 yields the protein MDDWKEMIFFMTSSLTANMSMYKSFLFDSPAMKTLIKDAIFHDSAVQNADSKLKHNLAEHGKVCWQFLMVYIICAFGILFSLYAGSIILYMISLNCDSTVDECKRSLAWPSVSIFSLESQYGVSLIVNSIGMTFLGGFVLVGNITLASVCIFPTFKLKHLQYVLTNFQYYGEILSKSENIPIRNAEYFIIRECVIEHQRIIRDFEKLKESTKVLFLLDFITHAMQTAPYLLIIMAYDGNIDYLITMTVSCMAFVIFELFMVYWFAQGVIDESINVGTCIGLSNWYEADVRTLKLLQLLMIRSIHRLALRVGPFYDMELNIFLKICKMMYTVVTVFKRQL from the exons ATGGACGACTGGAAAGAAATGATATTCTTCATGACCAGCTCATTGACTGCTAACATGTCAATGTATAAATCTTTTCTCTTCGACTCGCCAGCTATGAAGACTCTGATTAAGGATGCCATATTTCATGACAGTGCCGTACAGAACGCCGATTCCAAGCTGAAGCATAACCTTGCAGAGCACGGAAAAGTTTGTTGGCAATTTCTGATGGTTTATATCATATGCGCCTTCGGTATCTTGTTCAGTTTGTATGCAGGTTCTATTATTCTTTACATGATCTCATTGAACTGTGATTCTACAGTAGATGAATGTAAAAGGAGTTTGGCTTGGCCTTCTGTTTCAATTTTCAGTTTAGAATCCCAGTATGGTGTCTCCTTAATCGTCAACTCCATTG GGATGACCTTCTTAGGAGGATTCGTATTAGTGGGGAACATAACCCTTGCATCGGTTTGCATTTTTCCAACATTCAAACTAAAACATCTACAGTACGTTCTCACGAACTTTCAATACTATGGGGAAATTCTGAgtaaatctgaaaatattccaataagaaatgcagaatattTCATTATCAGAGAATGTGTAATAGAGCATCAGAGAATTATAAg GGATTTCGAGAAGTTGAAAGAATCCACAAAAGTATTATTTCTATTGGATTTTATAACTCATGCAATGCAGACTGCTCCATATTTGCTGATAATAATG GCTTATGATGGCAACATAGATTATTTGATAACCATGACTGTATCCTGTATGGCTTTCGTTATTTTCGAGTTGTTCATGGTTTATTGGTTTGCCCAAGGAGTTATTGATGAG AGTATAAACGTTGGCACTTGCATAGGTCTATCAAACTGGTATGAGGCGGACGTTAGGACCCTTAAATTGTTGCAGTTATTGATGATTCGCTCCATTCATCGTTTGGCGCTAAGAGTAGGGCCTTTTTATGATATGGAGTTGAATATTTTCCTCAAA atttgtaaAATGATGTATACTGTGGTTACAGTTTTCAAAAGGCAGTTATAA